A section of the Armatimonadota bacterium genome encodes:
- a CDS encoding KH domain-containing protein: MSYSPFVEELVKQMVSEPDSVEVDEVLEGNTRTFNVRVAQEDVGKVIGKSGRVISAIRQVVSAIASKSKEKAYVKIVTE, from the coding sequence ATGAGCTACTCCCCTTTCGTAGAAGAGCTCGTCAAGCAAATGGTTTCTGAGCCAGATAGCGTTGAAGTCGACGAAGTACTGGAAGGCAACACGCGAACTTTCAACGTTCGAGTTGCACAAGAAGACGTAGGCAAAGTTATCGGTAAGAGCGGACGAGTCATCTCCGCCATCCGGCAAGTCGTTTCTGCGATTGCTAGCAAGAGCAAAGAAAAGGCATACGTTAAAATCGTCACCGAGTAA
- the rpsP gene encoding 30S ribosomal protein S16, with amino-acid sequence MVKIRLQRLGNKGRPFYRVVVTKCEAGRNSAFVENIGIYNPISQPKEIRIDEERALHWLRVGAVPTETAAYLLNKMEILPKFLEERPSQKPKYKFLDKRTAAISKKTAVEAAPAAE; translated from the coding sequence ATGGTAAAAATTCGACTTCAAAGACTCGGAAACAAAGGACGCCCATTCTATCGCGTGGTTGTCACTAAGTGTGAAGCAGGCCGCAACTCGGCTTTCGTTGAGAACATCGGCATCTACAATCCGATCTCTCAGCCAAAGGAAATCCGCATCGACGAGGAGCGCGCTCTGCACTGGCTCCGAGTTGGTGCAGTGCCTACCGAAACCGCCGCTTATCTGCTGAACAAGATGGAGATTCTTCCAAAGTTCCTCGAAGAGCGACCTTCGCAGAAGCCGAAGTACAAGTTCCTGGACAAGCGCACCGCTGCCATCAGCAAAAAGACCGCCGTCGAAGCCGCTCCTGCTGCTGAGTAA
- the ffh gene encoding signal recognition particle protein translates to MFDNLTRRLSGVFAGLRGKGKLSEDDVNEMLREVRVALLEADVNFGVAKQFMARVKEKAVGEELFSSLNADQTIIKIVKDELEEMLGGEAVKFNWGSAPPTVILMCGLQGSGKTTTTAKLAKWLLEQGKKPMLAACDIARPAAIKQLEVLGESVGVPVFTKMDGTKPPVIAAEALAKCKYLFNDVLIVDTAGRTTIDGELMDELEAIYKAVNPHESFLVLDATTGQEAVSVAEAFHARVNITGAIFTKLDGDTRGGAILSVRQATGVPVRFTGVGEQVEALELFHPDRMAQRILGMGDVLGLIEKVEKAFDANDMASMEQGFGKGQMDFNMMLQSFTMMKKMGSMKSMLKLIPGLAASLPEDAMEHINDKQINRTEAIILSMTSKERGNPDIINGSRRKRIAAGSGTSVEEVNHLIKQMYEMRRGMKQMSKMQSRMSKLQRRR, encoded by the coding sequence ATGTTTGACAACTTAACGCGAAGACTTTCGGGTGTTTTTGCCGGTTTGCGCGGAAAAGGCAAACTTAGCGAGGACGACGTCAACGAAATGCTCCGCGAAGTACGAGTTGCTCTACTCGAAGCGGACGTCAATTTTGGCGTCGCCAAGCAGTTCATGGCCAGGGTTAAAGAGAAGGCCGTTGGCGAAGAACTCTTCTCATCACTAAACGCCGACCAGACGATTATCAAGATCGTTAAAGACGAACTTGAGGAGATGCTTGGCGGTGAAGCCGTCAAGTTCAACTGGGGATCTGCGCCGCCGACCGTTATTCTCATGTGCGGCCTTCAGGGTTCGGGAAAAACCACTACCACCGCCAAGCTAGCCAAATGGCTGCTTGAGCAGGGAAAAAAGCCTATGCTCGCCGCTTGCGATATTGCCCGCCCTGCGGCGATCAAGCAGCTAGAAGTTCTCGGCGAGTCCGTGGGGGTTCCGGTATTCACCAAGATGGACGGCACGAAGCCTCCGGTGATCGCTGCCGAGGCGCTTGCGAAGTGTAAATATCTCTTCAATGATGTTTTGATTGTCGACACAGCCGGACGGACCACCATCGACGGCGAGCTCATGGACGAACTGGAAGCCATCTACAAGGCCGTAAACCCCCACGAATCGTTCCTAGTCCTGGACGCCACTACCGGTCAAGAAGCGGTCAGTGTTGCCGAGGCGTTCCATGCCCGGGTCAACATCACCGGTGCAATCTTCACCAAGCTCGACGGTGACACCCGTGGCGGTGCCATCTTAAGCGTCCGCCAAGCGACCGGCGTACCTGTTAGATTTACTGGTGTCGGTGAGCAGGTCGAAGCTCTCGAACTCTTCCACCCCGACCGAATGGCCCAGCGAATCCTCGGCATGGGCGATGTGCTTGGGCTCATTGAGAAGGTCGAAAAAGCATTCGACGCCAACGACATGGCGTCGATGGAGCAAGGCTTCGGAAAGGGCCAAATGGACTTCAACATGATGCTCCAGAGCTTCACCATGATGAAGAAGATGGGGTCGATGAAATCGATGCTCAAGCTCATCCCCGGCCTCGCCGCTTCCCTGCCCGAGGACGCGATGGAGCACATCAACGACAAGCAGATTAACCGCACCGAAGCGATCATCCTGAGCATGACGAGCAAAGAGCGAGGAAACCCGGATATAATAAACGGTTCGCGAAGGAAACGCATTGCTGCGGGTTCGGGTACGTCGGTCGAAGAGGTCAACCACTTGATCAAACAGATGTACGAAATGCGTCGAGGCATGAAACAAATGTCCAAGATGCAGAGCCGGATGAGCAAGCTCCAACGCCGACGCTAA